The following coding sequences are from one Thermostaphylospora chromogena window:
- a CDS encoding TraR/DksA family transcriptional regulator: MSTTVRAGESPILGGGETWTEAELAAVRERLMKENEGLRADIERAEAEIAAGDVTDGAGDDQADAGAKTYEREREIALTLNTRDLLAQNERAIARIDAGTYGVCESCHKPIGKERLQAFPRATLCVACKQREERR; the protein is encoded by the coding sequence GTGTCCACTACAGTCCGTGCGGGCGAGAGCCCGATCCTCGGTGGCGGGGAGACGTGGACCGAGGCGGAACTGGCCGCCGTGCGCGAACGTTTGATGAAGGAGAACGAAGGGCTCCGGGCGGACATCGAACGCGCCGAGGCGGAGATCGCCGCCGGGGACGTCACCGACGGGGCGGGAGACGACCAGGCGGACGCCGGTGCCAAGACGTATGAGCGGGAGCGAGAGATCGCCCTTACCCTGAATACGCGCGACCTGCTCGCGCAGAACGAGCGGGCGATCGCCCGGATCGACGCAGGGACCTACGGAGTGTGCGAGTCGTGCCACAAGCCGATCGGCAAGGAGCGGTTGCAGGCGTTCCCGAGGGCGACGCTGTGCGTGGCCTGCAAGCAGCGGGAGGAACGCCGCTGA
- a CDS encoding DivIVA domain-containing protein, producing the protein MPLTPADVRNKQFSTTRLRPGYDEEEVDAFLDEVEAELDRLIQENEELRAKLGECLRGKVPGGAAGMASAPVADQPKPEMMAPEPMKGPEPQQPQPVTVGGMNMQQSEDNMDTAARVLALAQQTADQAIADARREADETVTRARREADEILGKARRQAEQIIGDARARAETLERDAQERHRQAMGSLVQTRDELERKVEELRSFEREYRSRLKLYLENQLAELNVASEGSGSFPVVGGQMPGQQPQISHAVAPGGQQPLPGPGGPFGGEQPQHQGAFQGADGPHSDRR; encoded by the coding sequence ATGCCGCTGACACCCGCCGATGTGCGGAACAAGCAGTTCAGTACGACCCGGTTGCGTCCGGGCTACGACGAGGAGGAAGTGGACGCCTTCCTCGACGAGGTGGAGGCCGAGCTCGATCGGCTCATCCAGGAGAACGAGGAGCTCCGTGCCAAGCTGGGAGAGTGCCTGAGGGGCAAGGTCCCCGGCGGTGCGGCCGGTATGGCCTCCGCGCCCGTGGCCGACCAGCCCAAGCCGGAGATGATGGCGCCCGAGCCCATGAAGGGGCCCGAGCCGCAGCAGCCGCAGCCCGTCACGGTCGGCGGCATGAACATGCAGCAGTCCGAGGACAACATGGACACCGCGGCCCGCGTGCTCGCGCTGGCCCAGCAGACCGCCGACCAGGCGATCGCCGACGCCCGTCGCGAGGCGGATGAGACGGTCACCCGCGCTCGCCGCGAGGCCGACGAGATCCTCGGCAAGGCCCGCCGCCAGGCCGAGCAGATCATCGGCGACGCCCGTGCCCGTGCGGAGACGCTGGAGCGCGACGCGCAGGAGCGGCACCGCCAGGCCATGGGTTCGCTGGTGCAGACCCGTGACGAACTGGAGCGCAAGGTCGAGGAGCTGCGCAGCTTCGAGCGCGAGTACCGCAGCCGCCTGAAGCTCTACCTGGAGAACCAGCTCGCCGAGCTGAACGTCGCATCCGAAGGCAGCGGATCCTTCCCGGTCGTCGGCGGGCAGATGCCCGGCCAGCAGCCGCAGATATCCCACGCCGTGGCACCCGGCGGCCAGCAGCCGCTGCCCGGTCCCGGCGGACCGTTCGGCGGTGAGCAGCCGCAGCATCAGGGCGCCTTCCAGGGAGCCGACGGACCGCACAGCGATCGCAGGTAG
- the ileS gene encoding isoleucine--tRNA ligase, with amino-acid sequence MPSQYFRPLPAQVDLPALEHAILKRWREEKVFERSLQQNANGPTWVFYEGPPTANGMPGVHHVEARVFKDVFPRYRSMRGYNVPRKAGWDCHGLPVEVAVEKELGLSGKPEIEAYGIAEFNAKCRESVGRHVDAFEALTERMGYWVDMSQAYRTMDPSYVESVWWALKTIWDKGLLFRDFRITPYCPRCGTGLSDHELGQPGGYETISSPSVYVRMPATSGRLAELGASLLVWTTTPWTLVSNTAVAVHPDVTYVAARPAGSDEVLVVAEPLLASVLGEDAERIAEFTGTELEHTSYRRPFTLVDIPGAHYVVLGDYVTVEDGTGLVHQAPAFGADDMAVCKRYGLPVVNPIGPDGRFQAEVPMVGGLFFKDADEVLTKDLRERGLLFRGGHFEHSYPHCWRCHTPLLYYALPSWYIRTTAVRDRMLEENEKTNWFPETIKHGRYGEWLRNNVDWALSRSRYWGTPLPLWVCTADESHVTCIGSLAELSERAGRDLSGLDPHRPYVDEVVFPCPDCGAEARRVPDVIDAWFDSGAMPFAQWGAPYANKETFENAYPAQFICEAIDQTRGWFYSLMAVGTLVFDRSSYENVLCLGLILAEDGRKMSKHFGNVLEPIPLMDKHGADALRWFMACSGSPWTPRRVGNAVLEEIVRKVLLTYWNTASFLVLYANAESWSPERLKQAPAYGERPLLDRWILGELHRTVAEVTEAMEEYDTTRAGRRLSAFLDDMSNWYVRRSRRRFWSGEEAAFATLYECLETVTRLMAPITPFVTEHVWDVLRTPEAPSSVHLASWPTADLSLVDTELSEQMALVRRLVELGRSARASSGVKTRQPLRRALVGAPGWNGLSAELRALIADELNVQELEDLSAFSSDLVSFTVKPNFRVLGKRYGAQTKLVAAAVGAADPAAVARTLREGGTVSLPVEGVGTVELGPDDVIVTEQPRAGWAVETGAIETGAGETVALDLTITDELRRAGLARDVIRLVQEARKSTGLSITDRIDLWWSTEDDEVAAALRAHGDAIKEEVLAVTFTEGGAPDLPVHRDDDLSLAFQLRIAAS; translated from the coding sequence ATGCCGTCACAGTACTTCCGTCCGCTTCCGGCACAGGTCGACCTGCCCGCACTGGAACACGCCATCCTGAAGCGCTGGCGCGAGGAGAAGGTCTTCGAGCGCTCCCTGCAGCAGAACGCGAACGGCCCGACCTGGGTCTTCTACGAAGGCCCGCCCACGGCCAACGGCATGCCGGGCGTCCACCACGTCGAGGCCCGCGTATTCAAAGACGTCTTCCCCCGCTACCGCTCCATGCGCGGCTACAACGTCCCCCGCAAGGCGGGCTGGGACTGTCACGGCCTCCCGGTCGAGGTCGCCGTGGAGAAGGAGCTGGGCCTGTCCGGCAAGCCGGAGATCGAGGCGTACGGCATCGCCGAGTTCAACGCCAAGTGCCGCGAGTCGGTCGGGCGGCACGTCGACGCCTTCGAGGCGCTCACCGAGCGCATGGGCTACTGGGTGGACATGAGCCAGGCCTACCGCACGATGGACCCCTCCTACGTGGAGTCCGTCTGGTGGGCGCTCAAGACCATCTGGGACAAGGGGCTGCTGTTCCGCGACTTCCGGATCACGCCCTACTGCCCGCGCTGCGGCACCGGCCTGTCCGACCACGAGCTGGGCCAGCCCGGCGGCTACGAGACCATATCCAGCCCGTCGGTGTACGTGCGGATGCCGGCCACCTCCGGCCGCCTCGCCGAACTGGGCGCGTCCCTGCTGGTGTGGACGACCACACCGTGGACGCTCGTGTCCAACACCGCCGTCGCCGTCCACCCCGACGTCACCTACGTGGCGGCCCGCCCCGCCGGCTCCGACGAGGTGCTGGTCGTGGCCGAGCCGCTGCTCGCCTCCGTTCTGGGGGAGGACGCCGAACGGATCGCCGAGTTCACCGGGACCGAGCTGGAGCACACCTCCTACCGCCGGCCCTTCACCCTGGTGGACATCCCCGGCGCCCACTACGTGGTGCTGGGCGATTACGTCACCGTCGAGGACGGCACCGGCCTGGTCCACCAGGCGCCCGCCTTCGGCGCCGACGACATGGCCGTCTGCAAGCGGTACGGCCTGCCGGTGGTCAACCCGATCGGCCCCGACGGCCGCTTCCAGGCCGAGGTGCCGATGGTCGGCGGCCTGTTCTTCAAGGACGCCGACGAGGTGCTGACCAAGGACCTGCGCGAACGCGGCCTGCTCTTCCGCGGCGGGCACTTCGAGCACAGCTACCCGCACTGCTGGCGCTGCCACACGCCGCTGCTGTACTACGCGCTGCCGTCCTGGTACATCCGGACCACCGCGGTCCGCGACCGGATGCTCGAGGAGAACGAGAAGACCAACTGGTTCCCCGAGACCATCAAGCACGGCCGCTACGGCGAGTGGCTGCGTAACAACGTCGACTGGGCGCTGTCCCGGTCCCGCTACTGGGGCACGCCGTTGCCGCTGTGGGTGTGCACCGCCGACGAGTCCCACGTCACCTGCATCGGGTCGCTGGCCGAGCTGAGCGAGCGCGCCGGGCGCGACCTGTCCGGTCTCGACCCGCACCGGCCGTACGTCGACGAGGTGGTCTTCCCCTGCCCCGACTGCGGCGCCGAGGCCCGCCGGGTGCCCGACGTGATCGACGCGTGGTTCGACTCCGGCGCGATGCCGTTCGCCCAGTGGGGCGCGCCGTACGCGAACAAGGAGACCTTCGAGAACGCCTATCCGGCCCAGTTCATCTGCGAGGCGATCGACCAGACCCGAGGCTGGTTCTACTCGCTGATGGCGGTCGGGACCCTCGTCTTCGACCGGTCGTCGTACGAGAACGTGCTGTGCCTGGGGCTCATCCTGGCCGAGGACGGCCGCAAGATGAGCAAGCACTTCGGCAACGTGCTGGAGCCGATCCCGCTCATGGACAAGCACGGCGCCGACGCGCTGCGCTGGTTCATGGCCTGCAGCGGCTCCCCGTGGACGCCGCGGCGGGTCGGCAACGCCGTGCTGGAGGAGATCGTCCGCAAGGTCCTCCTCACCTACTGGAACACCGCCTCGTTCCTGGTGCTGTACGCCAACGCCGAGTCGTGGTCGCCCGAGCGGCTGAAGCAGGCCCCCGCGTACGGCGAGCGCCCGCTGCTGGACCGCTGGATCCTCGGCGAGCTGCACCGCACCGTCGCCGAGGTCACCGAGGCGATGGAGGAGTACGACACCACGCGGGCCGGACGGCGGCTCTCCGCTTTCCTCGACGACATGTCGAACTGGTACGTCCGCCGCTCGCGCCGCCGCTTCTGGTCCGGCGAGGAGGCGGCGTTCGCCACCCTGTACGAGTGCCTGGAGACGGTGACCCGGCTCATGGCGCCGATCACCCCGTTCGTGACCGAGCACGTGTGGGATGTTCTGCGCACGCCCGAGGCCCCCTCTTCGGTGCACCTGGCGAGCTGGCCGACCGCCGACCTGTCGCTGGTCGACACCGAGCTGTCGGAGCAGATGGCGCTGGTGCGTCGCCTGGTGGAGCTGGGCCGCTCGGCCCGCGCCTCCTCCGGCGTCAAGACCCGCCAGCCGCTGCGCCGCGCTCTCGTCGGCGCTCCCGGCTGGAACGGCCTGTCCGCCGAGCTGCGCGCCCTGATCGCCGACGAGTTGAACGTGCAGGAGCTGGAGGACCTGTCGGCCTTCTCCTCCGACCTGGTGTCCTTCACGGTCAAGCCCAACTTCCGCGTCCTGGGCAAGCGGTACGGCGCCCAGACCAAGCTGGTGGCGGCGGCCGTCGGCGCCGCCGACCCGGCCGCCGTCGCCCGGACGCTGCGTGAGGGCGGGACGGTGTCCCTGCCGGTGGAGGGTGTGGGCACGGTCGAGCTGGGCCCGGACGACGTGATCGTCACCGAGCAGCCCCGGGCGGGCTGGGCGGTCGAGACGGGAGCGATCGAGACCGGCGCCGGTGAGACCGTGGCGCTCGACCTGACGATCACCGACGAGCTGCGCCGCGCCGGGCTGGCCCGCGACGTGATCCGCCTGGTCCAGGAGGCCCGCAAGTCGACCGGCCTGTCCATCACCGACCGGATCGACCTGTGGTGGAGCACCGAGGACGACGAGGTCGCCGCCGCGCTGCGCGCCCACGGCGACGCCATCAAGGAGGAGGTCCTCGCGGTGACCTTCACCGAGGGCGGCGCCCCCGACCTTCCCGTCCACCGCGACGACGACCTCTCCCTCGCTTTCCAGCTCCGTATCGCCGCCTCCTGA
- a CDS encoding RluA family pseudouridine synthase, with protein sequence MSGRRALPVPDGLEGERLDAAISRLFGLSRTRAAELISAGDVLVDGAGAAKSDRVQAGAWLEVTLPPPPVAPAPVAEPVPGMTILYEDDDIVVVDKPAGVAAHPTVGWTGPTVLGGLLGAGHRVATSGAAERQGIVHRLDANTTGVMVVAKSEVAYARLKRAFKERTVDKRYHALVQGHPDPLRGTIDAPIDRHPSGDGRFAVVAGGKPSVTHYDTIEAFRAASLLDIDLETGRTHQIRVHMAAVRHPCVGDLLYGADPTLAARLGVTRQWLHAVSLSFDHPITGERVTFTSDYPADLAESLERVRAES encoded by the coding sequence ATGAGCGGCCGCCGTGCCCTGCCCGTTCCTGATGGTCTGGAAGGCGAACGCCTCGACGCCGCGATCTCCCGGTTGTTCGGTCTGTCCCGCACCCGCGCGGCCGAGCTGATCAGCGCGGGCGACGTCCTGGTGGACGGCGCGGGAGCGGCCAAGTCCGACCGGGTGCAGGCGGGAGCGTGGCTGGAGGTGACGCTGCCCCCGCCTCCGGTGGCGCCCGCTCCGGTGGCCGAGCCCGTCCCCGGCATGACGATCCTCTACGAGGACGACGACATCGTCGTGGTGGACAAGCCGGCGGGGGTGGCCGCCCACCCGACGGTGGGGTGGACCGGGCCGACCGTGCTCGGCGGGCTGCTCGGCGCGGGGCACCGGGTGGCCACCAGCGGTGCGGCCGAGCGTCAGGGCATCGTCCACCGGCTGGACGCCAACACCACCGGGGTCATGGTCGTGGCCAAGAGCGAGGTGGCCTACGCGCGGCTGAAGCGCGCCTTCAAGGAACGCACGGTGGACAAGCGGTACCACGCGCTGGTGCAGGGCCACCCCGATCCGTTGCGCGGCACGATCGACGCGCCCATCGACCGGCACCCGTCCGGAGACGGCCGGTTCGCGGTCGTGGCCGGAGGCAAGCCGTCGGTGACCCATTACGACACGATCGAGGCGTTCCGGGCGGCGTCGCTGCTGGACATCGATCTGGAGACGGGGCGCACGCACCAGATCAGGGTGCACATGGCCGCGGTGCGCCACCCGTGCGTGGGCGACCTCCTCTACGGCGCCGATCCGACTCTGGCGGCCCGCCTGGGCGTCACCCGCCAGTGGCTGCACGCCGTCTCGCTGTCCTTCGATCATCCGATCACGGGTGAGCGCGTCACCTTCACCTCCGACTACCCGGCGGATCTCGCCGAGTCGCTGGAGCGCGTCCGGGCCGAGTCCTGA
- a CDS encoding serine/threonine protein kinase: protein MSESRPVCEDRDTRDSGPLIAGRYRLLAPIGRGGMGTVWRARDEALGRDVAVKELAPPPDLTGRERETFIQRTLREARAAGRVSHPNVATVYDVVEDRGRPWIAMELLPPRTLGEEIRERGRLPPAEVAAIGIQILAALRAAHAARVLHRDIKPDNVLLGPNGRAVLTDFGIATVEDDPSATRTGAVIGTPAFIAPERAAGGPAERASDLWSLGVTIYAAVEGRTPFRGDHALAVLRAVLHEEPHPFVHAGPLAPVIAGLLHKDPARRTTAEQLRPRLQAIATRCPPQATAPIPIVASPDHPRSAHVRAARAPRGSAPTATPAHQARRATPRTLTALCTLILGVGVVAGGLAWLSHAKPVAPQVADTPGAATSSPPAPRQTARGQVQRGDSGDGQSGPRRRPAENGDDERGDPVDRPALRDENDRRKRNDRDGDGPRDGDRLPPAGPHRDGDALWGDDRGRPWGHGGRGDLDRLPFPPGRGRWAGPAGGAPLGP, encoded by the coding sequence ATGTCGGAATCTCGCCCAGTTTGCGAAGATCGTGACACCCGAGACTCCGGTCCCCTGATCGCAGGACGCTATCGTCTGCTGGCGCCGATCGGCCGGGGCGGCATGGGCACCGTGTGGCGCGCCCGCGACGAGGCGCTCGGCCGGGACGTGGCCGTCAAAGAGCTCGCCCCGCCGCCCGATCTGACCGGGCGGGAACGCGAGACGTTCATCCAGCGCACGCTCCGGGAGGCGCGCGCGGCCGGGAGGGTGAGCCATCCGAACGTCGCCACCGTCTACGACGTGGTCGAGGACCGCGGCCGTCCCTGGATCGCGATGGAGCTGCTGCCGCCGCGGACGCTGGGCGAGGAGATCCGGGAACGCGGGCGCCTCCCCCCGGCCGAGGTGGCGGCCATCGGCATCCAGATCCTGGCGGCCCTGCGCGCCGCGCACGCCGCCCGCGTCCTGCACCGCGACATCAAACCGGACAACGTGCTGCTGGGCCCGAACGGCAGGGCCGTGCTGACCGACTTCGGCATCGCCACCGTGGAGGACGACCCGTCCGCGACCCGCACCGGCGCGGTCATCGGCACCCCCGCCTTCATCGCCCCGGAGCGGGCGGCGGGCGGCCCGGCCGAACGCGCCTCCGACCTGTGGTCCCTGGGCGTGACGATCTACGCGGCGGTCGAGGGCCGCACCCCCTTCCGGGGGGACCACGCGCTGGCCGTCCTGAGGGCCGTCCTGCATGAGGAACCGCACCCCTTCGTACACGCCGGTCCCCTCGCCCCGGTGATCGCGGGTCTGCTGCACAAGGACCCCGCCCGCCGCACGACGGCCGAGCAGCTGCGGCCCCGGCTCCAGGCGATCGCCACCCGCTGCCCGCCGCAGGCCACGGCGCCCATCCCGATCGTCGCATCCCCGGATCACCCGCGCTCCGCCCACGTGCGAGCCGCACGGGCACCGCGCGGCTCCGCGCCGACCGCGACGCCCGCGCACCAGGCACGACGCGCCACCCCCCGGACGCTCACCGCGCTGTGCACCCTGATCCTCGGGGTCGGCGTGGTCGCGGGAGGGCTGGCATGGCTCTCCCACGCAAAGCCCGTCGCGCCGCAGGTGGCCGACACGCCCGGCGCCGCGACGTCCTCCCCTCCGGCGCCGCGCCAGACCGCACGCGGGCAGGTGCAGCGCGGCGACTCCGGCGACGGTCAGAGCGGCCCTCGGCGGAGGCCGGCTGAGAACGGGGACGACGAACGCGGCGATCCGGTGGACCGTCCGGCGCTCCGCGACGAGAACGACAGGCGGAAGAGGAACGACCGGGACGGCGACGGCCCGCGCGACGGCGACCGCCTCCCCCCGGCGGGTCCGCACCGAGACGGCGACGCCCTCTGGGGCGACGACCGGGGCCGGCCATGGGGACACGGCGGGCGGGGCGATCTCGATCGCCTCCCGTTTCCGCCCGGCCGGGGCCGATGGGCCGGCCCCGCCGGCGGCGCTCCCCTCGGCCCCTGA
- a CDS encoding YggT family protein, with protein sequence MGVISEIVVSVLWIYLLLLIGRMIFETVQAFARQWRPTGLMLVLAEVTYTVTDPPLKFLRRFIPPLRLGNVAFDLSFTVLFIVVLLMIRFVSVLR encoded by the coding sequence ATGGGCGTCATTAGCGAGATCGTGGTTTCCGTCCTGTGGATCTATCTTCTGCTCCTGATCGGCAGAATGATCTTCGAGACGGTGCAGGCGTTCGCGCGCCAGTGGCGGCCGACCGGCCTGATGCTGGTGCTGGCGGAGGTCACCTACACGGTGACCGATCCACCTCTCAAGTTCCTCCGCCGTTTCATTCCGCCACTCCGGTTGGGTAACGTGGCTTTCGACCTAAGCTTCACAGTGCTCTTCATTGTGGTCCTGCTCATGATCCGATTCGTGTCCGTGCTTCGATGA
- the lspA gene encoding signal peptidase II, translated as MRGLQAAGGTPLNDGSDPPAPEVTAETGRPDSAERAEPASPSEDGAASPSAPAASDDRGGRDSEEKNEEGEPGGEQTPASPGHRRRIGVLTAFAVAIYVLDLVTKILVVEYVEGRGPIHVIGELLQIRVIRNSGAAFSIGTGMTIVFTIIAAGVSIAIIRTARSLRSLPWAITLGLLLGGALGNLTDRIFRAPAPFQGHVVDFIQVFPATNFPIFNVADSAIVCGGILAVLLAWRGYQIDGTRESGGRK; from the coding sequence GTGCGTGGCCTGCAAGCAGCGGGAGGAACGCCGCTGAACGACGGGAGCGACCCCCCGGCCCCGGAGGTCACGGCGGAGACGGGGCGTCCGGACTCCGCCGAGCGGGCCGAGCCCGCGAGCCCGTCCGAGGACGGCGCGGCCTCGCCCTCCGCGCCGGCCGCCTCGGACGATCGAGGCGGCCGGGACTCCGAGGAGAAGAACGAGGAGGGGGAACCGGGCGGGGAGCAGACGCCGGCCTCGCCCGGACACCGGCGGCGGATCGGCGTCCTGACCGCGTTCGCCGTGGCGATCTACGTGCTCGACCTGGTCACCAAGATCCTGGTGGTGGAGTACGTCGAAGGGCGCGGCCCGATCCACGTCATCGGTGAGCTGCTGCAGATCCGGGTCATCCGCAACTCCGGCGCCGCGTTCAGCATCGGCACCGGCATGACGATCGTGTTCACGATCATCGCGGCGGGCGTCTCCATCGCCATCATCCGCACCGCGCGCAGCCTGCGCAGCCTGCCGTGGGCGATCACGCTGGGCCTGCTGCTGGGCGGCGCGCTCGGCAACCTGACCGACCGCATCTTCCGCGCCCCCGCCCCCTTCCAGGGGCACGTGGTCGACTTCATCCAGGTCTTCCCCGCCACCAACTTCCCGATCTTCAACGTCGCCGACTCGGCGATCGTGTGCGGCGGCATCCTCGCGGTCCTCCTCGCGTGGCGCGGTTACCAGATCGACGGCACCCGTGAGTCGGGAGGGAGGAAATGA
- a CDS encoding cell division protein SepF: MAGAMRKMAVYLGLVEDDRYERYDGYPEDDYDDYDEPRRGEGRAGAAAEREDDPDTGVTAPQRPAAATERRTTDLARITTLHPRTYNEARTIGEHFRDGTPVIMNLTEMVDSDAKRLVDFAAGLVFGLHGSIERVTNKVFLLSPANVEVTAEDKARIAERGFFNQS; the protein is encoded by the coding sequence ATGGCCGGCGCGATGCGCAAGATGGCGGTCTACCTCGGTCTCGTGGAGGACGACCGCTACGAGAGGTACGACGGCTACCCCGAGGACGACTACGACGACTACGACGAGCCCCGCAGGGGCGAGGGGCGCGCGGGAGCCGCGGCCGAACGCGAGGACGACCCCGATACCGGGGTGACCGCCCCGCAGCGGCCCGCCGCGGCCACGGAGCGGCGTACGACCGACCTCGCGCGCATCACGACTCTGCATCCTCGAACGTACAATGAGGCGCGCACGATCGGGGAACACTTCCGTGACGGCACGCCGGTCATCATGAATCTGACCGAGATGGTTGACAGTGACGCGAAACGCCTTGTGGATTTCGCGGCAGGTCTCGTCTTTGGCCTACACGGAAGCATCGAACGTGTTACCAACAAGGTGTTCCTGTTGTCCCCTGCCAATGTCGAGGTGACTGCCGAGGACAAGGCACGAATCGCGGAGCGAGGGTTCTTCAACCAGAGTTAG